In the genome of Deltaproteobacteria bacterium, one region contains:
- a CDS encoding mercury transporter MerT, whose product MKQSLSKITAVFATGTAFLGSCCALPLLLLGLGAGSAGLATALTPFRPYMIGITLVLLGIAFYTVYGCKQTCEGEGTCDVKKIRGTKIILWVATGLALFFLVGPSIIAQCILS is encoded by the coding sequence ATGAAACAATCTCTTTCAAAAATTACAGCGGTCTTCGCCACGGGCACGGCCTTCTTGGGCTCCTGTTGCGCGCTTCCCCTGCTTCTCCTGGGACTGGGAGCGGGGAGTGCCGGGCTCGCCACTGCGTTGACTCCGTTTCGACCCTACATGATCGGCATTACGCTCGTGCTCTTGGGAATCGCTTTTTATACGGTGTACGGATGCAAACAAACCTGCGAGGGCGAAGGAACCTGCGACGTAAAAAAAATTCGCGGGACCAAAATAATACTGTGGGTGGCTACGGGACTCGCCCTGTTTTTTCTGGTTGGCCCCAGCATTATTGCCCAATGCATTCTCTCATAA
- a CDS encoding carboxymuconolactone decarboxylase family protein — translation MPNHDLTGVDPALGLMKEFAKVTQGVPAHIQKMRQETIFKEGAVPSKYKTLAAVLWAINAKCEPCIRFYIQQAAKSGASEVELGEFLAVGATMGGCVGEMWALKAYKAYKDTTAEKDQDESCCQVENHSS, via the coding sequence ATGCCGAATCATGATCTGACAGGTGTCGATCCCGCATTGGGATTGATGAAGGAGTTTGCCAAGGTGACCCAAGGAGTCCCTGCGCATATTCAAAAGATGCGGCAGGAGACTATTTTCAAAGAGGGAGCCGTGCCGAGCAAATACAAGACTCTGGCCGCAGTCCTGTGGGCCATCAATGCCAAATGTGAACCGTGCATCCGTTTTTATATCCAGCAGGCCGCCAAATCCGGTGCGTCCGAAGTAGAGTTGGGAGAATTCCTGGCCGTGGGCGCCACGATGGGCGGTTGCGTCGGTGAGATGTGGGCACTCAAAGCCTACAAGGCTTATAAGGATACGACTGCGGAGAAAGACCAGGACGAATCCTGCTGTCAGGTTGAAAATCATTCCTCTTAA
- a CDS encoding class I SAM-dependent methyltransferase has translation MEDLEKKFNRTSRLYDWIDWPFERFRYRTIRRQIWEGLSGRILDAGVGTGCNIPFYPANAHVVGIDLSQGMLTKAKKKASVLGKAVELKKGNVYQLPFPDESFDFIVGTFLCCVVDQPAVAAHELKRVCKRGGRVFFLEYVLSKKTVRRFIQKMVTPYTRFMFGVDFTQDTLATLKEAGFKILHEDNITGDVLKLIVTQT, from the coding sequence ATGGAAGATTTAGAGAAAAAATTTAATCGGACCTCCCGTCTTTATGACTGGATCGATTGGCCTTTCGAGCGGTTTCGATATCGAACAATCCGCAGGCAGATTTGGGAAGGGTTGTCGGGAAGGATACTCGATGCAGGAGTCGGGACCGGATGCAATATCCCTTTCTATCCAGCAAATGCTCATGTCGTTGGCATCGATTTGAGTCAGGGGATGCTCACCAAGGCAAAAAAGAAGGCAAGCGTTCTGGGAAAAGCTGTGGAGCTGAAGAAAGGGAACGTCTATCAACTCCCCTTTCCTGATGAATCCTTTGATTTCATCGTCGGAACCTTTCTCTGCTGTGTGGTGGATCAACCTGCCGTTGCCGCCCATGAATTGAAGCGCGTTTGCAAGCGGGGCGGAAGAGTTTTTTTTCTTGAATACGTGTTATCCAAAAAAACGGTTCGGCGATTTATTCAAAAAATGGTTACCCCTTACACCCGTTTCATGTTCGGTGTCGATTTTACCCAAGATACACTCGCCACGCTGAAAGAGGCGGGTTTCAAAATTCTCCATGAAGATAATATTACCGGCGATGTTTTGAAATTGATCGTGACACAAACTTAA
- a CDS encoding heavy metal-responsive transcriptional regulator encodes MKENDLTIGKVARLTAAGIETIRFYERQGLIPAPPRRDSGYRQYPSATIERVRFIKRAKDLGFTLAEIKELLDLSVGPKATCAAVKRKADEKINEVDAKITDLKRIKRALSRLTAQCRGKGPISECPILENLKSKESKGGVATAQPLPAGALPATRERCAPRRKS; translated from the coding sequence ATGAAGGAAAACGACCTCACCATCGGAAAAGTGGCTCGCCTCACGGCGGCCGGCATTGAGACCATCCGTTTCTACGAACGGCAAGGCTTAATCCCCGCACCGCCGCGCCGGGATTCGGGCTATCGGCAGTATCCTTCCGCAACGATTGAGCGCGTCCGTTTTATCAAAAGGGCCAAGGATCTCGGATTCACGCTCGCCGAAATCAAGGAGTTGCTGGACTTGAGCGTTGGTCCGAAGGCGACATGCGCCGCTGTGAAACGCAAGGCCGACGAGAAAATCAACGAAGTGGATGCCAAGATCACCGATCTCAAACGGATCAAGCGGGCGCTGAGCCGGTTGACGGCTCAATGCCGAGGGAAAGGGCCGATCAGCGAATGTCCGATTCTGGAAAACTTGAAATCGAAAGAGAGCAAGGGCGGCGTAGCGACAGCGCAGCCATTGCCTGCGGGAGCGCTACCCGCAACGCGTGAGCGTTGCGCACCAAGGAGAAAATCATGA
- a CDS encoding DUF507 family protein: MLISDDRISALAKKISTALLHERLIETGTSQQLAGVVQKAMIRYVVADVAVDEKVRAKIASLKRQVPEGSREWDVLYQQYYEQELERLGGG, translated from the coding sequence ATGCTCATATCGGATGATCGCATCAGTGCCCTGGCCAAAAAAATTTCCACTGCTTTACTTCACGAACGCCTGATTGAAACCGGCACGTCGCAACAATTGGCGGGTGTCGTGCAGAAGGCGATGATCCGTTATGTCGTGGCCGACGTCGCCGTCGACGAAAAAGTGCGTGCCAAGATTGCGAGCCTGAAACGACAAGTTCCGGAAGGCTCGCGGGAGTGGGACGTGTTGTATCAACAATATTATGAACAGGAGTTGGAACGCCTCGGGGGAGGGTAG
- a CDS encoding DUF507 family protein: protein MGLRRQHIHGVARAIAKALQAEAGLRCTGGLGEIETCIAATIHADLAAERTLNDEADKLLDKQLRLLGAAGRDLDLEKARQLIKKELAKQRGFVL from the coding sequence ATGGGACTGCGGCGACAGCATATTCACGGCGTGGCGCGGGCGATTGCGAAGGCGTTGCAAGCGGAGGCGGGGCTGCGGTGCACTGGCGGGCTGGGAGAGATTGAAACGTGCATTGCGGCGACCATTCATGCGGATTTGGCGGCGGAGCGGACGTTGAACGACGAAGCAGACAAACTGTTGGACAAGCAGTTGCGATTGTTGGGGGCGGCGGGGCGGGATCTCGATTTAGAAAAAGCGCGCCAGCTCATCAAAAAGGAACTTGCCAAACAGCGCGGCTTCGTATTGTAG
- a CDS encoding DUF3536 domain-containing protein has product MPRHIVIHGHFYQPPREDPWRWTVPREPSAAPAHDWNQRITKECYEPNHAARILGPAGQVRRRLNNYGYMSFDFGPTLLAWLEQHAPAVYQGILQGDREAQARFSGHGTAIAHPYHHLILPLASSRDKRTQLLWGVRDFQHRFQRAPEGVWLPETVVDLESLEIAADLGIRFTILAPHQVHRVRALSSGHWHAPAHHEADPTTPYALQLPSGRRFHVFFYHGGLARGVAFDGMLNDGEAMIRRLLGAFSERRAWPQLVHLATDGESYGHHHKFGEMALAYVLDALETRGDARLTTYGEFLTKHGPTHQAEILEHTAWSCAHGMERWRSDCGCCISHQPGWTQQWRAPLRATLDWLRDELDPAFERTAARLLKDPWAARDDYINVLLDGTNNGFTTFCHTHARHPLTSTDRHTVRALLSLQFHRLCMYTSCGWFFDDPSGIETGILLLHAARALELAAETCDLDRRSAFMDRLIAVKSNIPEAGDGKKILTTLLAARAHPRRRHA; this is encoded by the coding sequence ATGCCCCGCCATATCGTCATTCATGGACATTTCTATCAGCCGCCGCGGGAAGATCCGTGGCGGTGGACGGTGCCGCGCGAGCCGTCGGCGGCACCGGCGCACGATTGGAATCAACGCATCACGAAAGAGTGTTACGAGCCGAATCATGCGGCGCGCATCTTAGGCCCGGCCGGTCAGGTGCGGCGGCGGCTCAACAACTACGGATACATGAGCTTCGACTTCGGGCCGACTTTGTTGGCGTGGCTGGAACAACACGCTCCTGCAGTCTATCAAGGCATCTTACAAGGCGACCGGGAGGCGCAAGCCCGCTTCAGCGGTCACGGCACCGCGATTGCGCATCCGTATCATCATCTGATTTTGCCGCTCGCGTCTTCCCGCGACAAACGCACGCAGTTGCTATGGGGCGTGCGCGACTTTCAACACCGCTTTCAACGCGCTCCGGAAGGCGTGTGGCTTCCGGAAACGGTCGTCGATCTGGAAAGTTTGGAGATCGCCGCCGATCTCGGCATCCGCTTTACCATCCTCGCGCCGCATCAAGTGCATCGCGTCCGCGCATTGAGCAGCGGTCATTGGCACGCACCAGCGCATCACGAGGCCGACCCGACCACACCATACGCATTGCAACTCCCGTCCGGCCGCCGCTTTCATGTATTTTTCTATCACGGCGGTCTGGCCCGCGGTGTGGCATTCGACGGCATGTTGAACGATGGCGAGGCCATGATCCGGCGCCTGCTCGGCGCGTTTTCCGAACGCCGCGCTTGGCCGCAATTAGTCCACCTCGCGACCGACGGCGAAAGCTACGGCCACCATCACAAGTTCGGCGAAATGGCGTTGGCCTACGTCCTCGACGCGCTCGAAACGCGCGGCGACGCCCGCTTGACCACGTATGGCGAGTTCCTCACAAAACACGGGCCGACACATCAAGCGGAAATTCTGGAACACACCGCGTGGAGCTGCGCACACGGCATGGAACGCTGGCGCAGCGACTGCGGGTGTTGCATCAGTCATCAGCCCGGATGGACGCAACAATGGCGCGCCCCGCTGCGCGCCACGCTCGACTGGCTGCGCGACGAACTCGATCCTGCGTTCGAACGCACCGCCGCGCGACTGTTAAAAGATCCGTGGGCCGCGCGCGACGACTACATCAATGTGCTGCTCGATGGCACCAACAATGGATTCACGACATTTTGCCACACCCACGCGCGCCACCCCCTCACCAGCACCGATCGCCATACCGTTCGCGCGCTGCTGTCGCTCCAATTTCATCGTCTCTGCATGTACACCAGTTGCGGTTGGTTCTTCGATGATCCCTCCGGCATCGAAACCGGTATCTTGCTGCTACACGCCGCACGGGCGCTGGAACTGGCTGCGGAGACGTGCGACCTCGATCGACGCTCCGCGTTTATGGATCGCTTGATCGCGGTAAAGAGCAACATCCCCGAGGCCGGCGACGGAAAAAAAATCCTGACGACGCTGCTCGCGGCGCGCGCGCACCCGCGCCGCCGACACGCATGA
- a CDS encoding alpha/beta hydrolase — MLFSLDGFRCFAEVLGTGHPLVCIHGGFGLDHSYFRPWLDPLSRDLQLILLDVRGHGRGDPLPRESFRIDAVVADLEAIRQQLGIDRWALLGHSGGGLVAGSYVAAHPERTSHFIVVGGFPQFPFVAPRWIGMAQHLKDRRILNGFKMFTDGVTTDVEYREACLRIAPLFFADPHRADVAPFERIIYRVHPFLEATTRYSGYDVGPRVTAYRGPALLLHGDQDYRVPIVETRKWQTFLPQAQLVTLPDAGHFPFIEQGPEICRILHEFVTTQ; from the coding sequence ATGCTTTTTTCCTTAGACGGTTTTCGCTGTTTTGCCGAAGTGCTCGGAACCGGGCACCCGCTGGTATGCATCCACGGCGGATTTGGCCTCGACCACAGCTACTTCCGGCCGTGGTTAGACCCGCTCAGCCGCGATTTGCAACTGATATTGCTGGACGTCCGCGGACACGGTCGTGGCGACCCGCTCCCCCGCGAATCGTTCCGGATCGACGCGGTCGTCGCAGACCTCGAGGCCATCCGCCAACAGTTGGGAATCGATCGTTGGGCGCTGCTCGGCCATTCGGGCGGCGGCTTGGTCGCCGGCAGCTACGTCGCTGCGCATCCCGAACGCACCAGCCATTTCATCGTCGTTGGCGGATTCCCTCAGTTTCCGTTTGTCGCCCCGCGCTGGATCGGCATGGCGCAACATCTCAAAGATCGCCGCATCCTGAACGGCTTCAAAATGTTCACCGACGGCGTCACCACCGATGTCGAATATCGTGAAGCGTGTCTGCGCATCGCGCCGCTCTTCTTCGCCGACCCACATCGTGCCGACGTGGCCCCATTCGAACGCATCATTTACCGCGTCCACCCGTTCCTCGAGGCCACCACCCGCTACAGCGGCTACGACGTCGGCCCACGCGTCACCGCCTATCGTGGCCCGGCGCTGCTGCTCCACGGCGATCAAGATTACCGCGTCCCCATCGTGGAGACCCGCAAGTGGCAAACCTTCCTCCCCCAAGCGCAACTCGTCACCCTCCCGGACGCCGGCCATTTCC
- a CDS encoding TVP38/TMEM64 family protein: protein MKKNFLLIFFISGVLGLYFFTPVRDYLSKEGFVTLEAWIRSQGVLAPLVFGLIYIAATVFALPGSVLTIGGGLLFGAWWGTLINWLSASLGAMISFLLARYLGRETVTKLLKSKGTLHGLNEKIGCSGFYSVLLFRLVPLFPFNGLNFGLGLTNVSLRDYTLATLLGMLPGTFVYTSLGSAGRHLSFADPSTWLQIQVWGPFVLVMLLSFIPKFLKKRA, encoded by the coding sequence ATGAAAAAAAACTTCCTCCTGATCTTTTTTATTTCCGGCGTGCTTGGGCTCTATTTTTTCACACCGGTTCGGGATTATTTGTCCAAAGAGGGTTTCGTCACCTTGGAAGCATGGATTCGGTCCCAAGGTGTTTTGGCCCCTCTCGTCTTCGGACTCATCTACATCGCGGCCACGGTTTTTGCGCTTCCGGGATCGGTCTTAACAATTGGTGGCGGTCTTTTATTCGGGGCCTGGTGGGGAACGCTGATCAACTGGCTCTCTGCCAGCCTGGGTGCCATGATCAGTTTTCTCCTCGCGCGTTATCTGGGACGGGAGACTGTAACAAAGCTTCTCAAGAGCAAAGGAACTCTCCATGGACTGAATGAGAAAATCGGCTGCAGCGGATTTTACTCCGTGCTCCTGTTCCGGTTGGTTCCCTTATTCCCGTTCAACGGCCTGAATTTCGGCTTAGGGCTGACGAATGTTTCTCTGCGCGATTACACGCTCGCAACCCTTCTGGGGATGCTTCCCGGAACATTTGTGTACACCTCGTTGGGTTCCGCCGGACGGCATTTGAGTTTTGCGGATCCCTCGACTTGGCTGCAAATCCAAGTGTGGGGACCATTTGTCTTGGTAATGCTCTTGTCATTCATCCCAAAGTTTTTGAAGAAAAGAGCTTGA
- a CDS encoding mercuric reductase, with translation MPTKKYHLIVIGGGSGGLVCAAGAAGLGAKVALIERHKMGGDCLNTGCVPSKAIIRSAKIIHDAQTAERFGLKPHRFDIKLDSVLVSVREVQGKIAHHDSVERFVSLGVDVHLGEYRFISPYQISNGQETLEAKRFCIATGAAPFVPPIPGLDKISYLTSDNVWQLKELPQSLIVLGGGPIGAELAQTFARLGSTVTIVEMADRLLIREDPEVSELVKKRFETEGLTVLLKTKAEQIDDGLIVSDPDGQKRKIAFDQILVAVGRAPNVSGLGLENAGIVYDKKGIKVDATLRTTAKHIYACGDIVGPYQFTHTADFQARLILRNALFPGKSKIDYRVVPWCTFTEPEVARVGLNESEAKQNMVAHDVYQYSLSDLDRAVCDREPEGFIKVLTHKGTDQLLGVTLVGSHAGDLLHELTLAMHQKIGLKQVASMIHVYPTLAEVSKRIADMYQRTRLTDGTKKWLKRYFRWRFG, from the coding sequence ATGCCAACCAAGAAGTACCATTTGATCGTGATCGGTGGCGGCTCCGGCGGGCTTGTCTGCGCCGCCGGAGCCGCCGGTCTTGGGGCCAAAGTCGCGCTGATCGAAAGGCACAAGATGGGCGGCGATTGTCTGAATACCGGCTGTGTGCCGTCGAAGGCCATCATCCGCTCGGCAAAAATTATTCATGATGCGCAAACCGCCGAGCGGTTCGGATTGAAACCGCACCGGTTTGACATCAAACTCGATTCGGTCCTGGTCTCCGTCCGCGAGGTTCAAGGAAAAATCGCCCATCACGATTCGGTCGAAAGATTCGTGTCGCTCGGAGTCGACGTCCATCTGGGTGAGTACCGATTTATTTCTCCGTATCAGATATCCAACGGGCAGGAAACCTTGGAGGCAAAACGCTTTTGTATCGCTACGGGCGCTGCCCCCTTTGTCCCTCCCATTCCCGGTTTAGACAAAATTTCCTATCTGACGAGCGATAATGTCTGGCAGTTAAAAGAGCTGCCTCAAAGTCTCATCGTCTTGGGCGGCGGCCCTATCGGAGCGGAACTGGCGCAAACCTTTGCGAGACTGGGTTCCACTGTAACCATTGTCGAAATGGCCGATAGGCTTTTGATTCGTGAAGACCCCGAAGTGTCCGAGTTAGTCAAAAAGAGATTTGAGACGGAAGGCCTGACGGTATTACTCAAAACGAAGGCCGAACAAATCGATGATGGCTTGATCGTTTCCGATCCTGACGGACAGAAAAGAAAAATCGCATTCGACCAGATTCTCGTGGCCGTGGGGCGGGCTCCCAATGTGAGCGGTCTCGGCTTGGAAAATGCGGGAATCGTCTATGACAAAAAGGGAATCAAAGTTGACGCGACACTCCGAACGACCGCCAAGCATATTTATGCCTGTGGCGATATTGTTGGTCCTTATCAATTCACCCACACCGCCGATTTTCAGGCTCGACTTATCCTTCGCAACGCCTTGTTTCCCGGCAAATCCAAAATCGATTACCGCGTGGTGCCGTGGTGCACGTTTACTGAACCCGAAGTCGCCCGCGTCGGCCTCAATGAATCCGAGGCCAAACAAAACATGGTGGCGCACGATGTGTATCAATACTCATTGAGCGATCTCGACCGCGCCGTTTGTGACCGTGAACCAGAGGGATTTATCAAGGTGCTGACCCACAAAGGAACGGATCAGCTGTTAGGTGTTACGTTGGTCGGTTCTCATGCCGGTGATTTATTGCATGAGTTGACCTTAGCCATGCATCAGAAAATCGGCTTGAAGCAAGTGGCGTCAATGATTCATGTCTACCCGACACTGGCGGAAGTCAGTAAGCGCATTGCCGATATGTATCAGCGTACTCGACTGACCGACGGCACAAAAAAGTGGCTGAAACGTTATTTCCGATGGAGGTTTGGCTAA